TTAGCATCATGGCGTTGGCGATTGCTGCCACCACGGTCCAAGCCTGTTCTCGCATCCTGTGGAACAGCAATAAGCTGGCGGTCGTCGTGTCGCGGACGATGGACTGGCCGACATCGACCGAACCGATCTTGACGCTGCTGCCGCGCGGTCTGCAACACGACGGCGGAAAAGTGGGACCGCAGGTACTGGTCAAAGAGAACCCGGCGAAGTGGACCTCAAAATATGGCAGCTTGGTCACCACGGTCTACGGGATCGGGACCGCCGACGGGTTCAACGAGAAGGGCTTGGGCGTACACATGCTGTTCCTAACCGCCACCGATTTCGGCGAGCGCGACGAAACGAAGCCAGCGGTTCACGCGGGGCTGTGGGGACAGTACCTGTTGGACAACGCGGCCAACGTCAAAGAAGCGATCGAACTGCAAGAAGCGATCCAGATCGTGATGGTCGAAGCGAAGGGACGCATGGCGACGGTCCATCTGGCGATCGAAGACGCCAGCGGCGACTCGGCGATCCTGGAGTTCATCGATGGCAAGCTGGTCGTCCATCACGGTCGGCAGTTTCGGATCATGACCAACGACCCGACCTACGATCAGCAGATCGAATTGCTCGACAAGCTCGACTTCTCCAATCCCAGCAGCGAAACGCCTCTGCCCGGAAACGTCAAACCAACCGATCGCTTCCAGCGGGCAAGCTACTATGCGGCGCTGCTGCCCGAACCGAAGAACGAACGCGAAGCGGTTGCCGGTGTGCTGGCGATCGCCCGCAACGTTTCGGTCCCCTTCGGTGCTCCCTACAAAGGGTTTGGAATCTACAACACGGAGTATCGCACCGTGATGAACCTGACCAACCTGCGTTATTTCTTCGAACTGACGACCAGCCCCAACGTGATCTGGGCCGAACTTTCAAAGTTCGACCTGAATCCCGGTGCCCCCGTTAAGGTCTTGGATCCCGACAACATCGATCTCTCCGGCGACGTCAGCTCGCATTTCCAGACGCTTCCGCAAGCGCCGTTCTAAGTCGGCCCGATCGCGATCAACTTGCCCCGCGGCGATCTAAAGCGCATAGTACAAGGGTGAAGCGTGTCCCTTGGTACAGATCGTTCGATCGTCGACGGGAGCGTCGCGATGGCAAGCATCAAAGCGAAAGTCGCCTCCAAAAAACAACTCCGCCAACGTCTCCACTGCGAAGTGAGACGATGGCCCGTCCCCTCGGCACGCGCCGAACGTCCCTCGCGAGATCCTGCGGCGAGCTGGAGGAGCATGCGATTGATGTTCCTTCACGTTCTTTTCGGTAGCATTCCCGCACCGCCCCCACCGAGAATCGCGGCAGATCGAAATCGCCAGCAACAGCAGCGGCATGCGAGCACCAACGGTCCCAAATTCGCTGCGATCTCGGCGACTGGAACGCCGATTGCAGCCATAGCCTCGAGAACGAATGTTTCTATTTCTTCCGAAGGAGGTTTCCAATGTTTGTCAAAGAAAGAGCGACTGGCGATCTAGTGCGCATCGAACGCGTCGACGAACTGGCCAACCCGCAATCAAGCTGTGTGCTTGGCTGGCGGCAGGCGGGTGAAGAGGAGCAAGAGGTGATGCAGTTCCGCAAGGAAGGACTTGTCTTTCCTTCCAACGAACCGTTGCCGCAGTGTTGGTGTGATGCACACTACCAATGCACCGATATCGCGAAACGTTATACGCCAGTTGGCCACTAGCGCACGCGGCGTCCCCGGGCTGGTCGCAGGATACATCGAACCAGCTCGGGTCACGCGGCGGTAGGTTAGTGAAGGTAGGCAAGAGCGAACAGCCGTCGATAACAGTGGCCGACATACAGTCAACTGTGAGGACTCGATTGCATCGACGACCTCCATCCACGTTTTCAGATTGGCAAATCGAGATACCGAACCGATTTACCCGCGGGTACAGCCACCGTGCGATTGGGATCCAGAACGGAGCCCGAATCGCATTACAGACAGGCAAACCGGCTGACCAACGCGATTCACTTGGCCAACTGAAAACTGGCGAATTGCGGATGATTGCTCGGATTAGAACCGCCAGTCGGCACGCGGTCGGGGGCTGCCCCGGATTCCCCCAAGTGACGCGTCGCGTACAATGCCTTCCCGAAGCGATGGATTGAAAACTTTTGCACATCCGCTTGTAGTGACGATCCTCGCTAACGATCCAATGCACCCGAGCGGCGAAATCGGGCGTTTTTCTAGAGCAGGCTCTCGCCGCCGCCGGGGACTTGCGACCGATATGCCATCGATGGCAACTTAACCCTGCACAGGACACATGCCTCACCGACACCGAATTCAGTTCCCACCACACGATGCCAATAACCTCGAACAGGATGAGGTCACATTTCAGCTTGTGGAGGGGGACCGCCGGTTGGAATTACGCTTTCACGACTACGACCAAATCTATCTGCGACCGGGGCTCTACGAGCAAGTCTTCTATGATCGGTTGAAATGCACGTCGCCCAAGAAAGTTGGCGAGTTGCTGAAACGGACGCTCGACGGCAGCGAACAGAACTTCACCGAGATGCGGGTTCTGGATCTGGGAGCCGGCAACGGCATGATGGGTGAACTGCTGAAAGCCTACGGTGTCGCTCGGTTGATAGGTGCGGACATCATTCCCGAGGCGAAAGACGCTTGTTACCGCGACCGTCCTGGGGTCTACGACGAATATTACGTCGCGGATTTCACCAACTTGAAACCGGAACTGGCCGAAGAGATCTCCGATTGGTCGATCGATTGCCTGACCTCGGTCGCCGCCTTGGGATTTGGAGATATCCCGCCGGAGGCGTTTTTCCAATCGCTGCAGTTCGTCGCTAAGGGAGGCTGGGTGGCGTTTAACATCAAAGAAACGTTCCTCGACCGCTCCGACAGTTCGGGCTTCTCGCGATTCATCCGAGAATTGATCTTCTCCAAATACTTGGACATCCATCACATCGAACGCTACCGACACCGGTTATCGATGGAAGGAACTCCGCTGTATTATTTCGCCTTGGTCGCGCAAAAGACCGCCGACATCCCAACAGACTTTCTTGAAGTCAACGAGATCGGCAGCTAGCCATCCCCGGATCGCCGCCATGAAGCTACCGTTCGACCCGGCCTCTCACACGAGGGCCGGATCGAGCGGTGCAGTTTCCAATCGCTCCAGCGTCCTAAAGCAACTATTCGGCGGAGATTTTCCAGCCCAACGGTTTGGCGGCGGACAACACTTTCTGGGCCGATTCGCTCTCGGACGAGTCGATCGTCAGTGCATGTTCCGCGGCGGCGAGTGCCAACAGCCGCGTCACGTCGGTCGCTTTGGATAGTCCCAGCAGAATCGGTCCGTCCGCTAAATCAGCTGGCAATTGGTGCAGAGCCAACGAGACGTCTGGATTCCCCAAGCTGGCCAAGATCGCCATGCAAGCGGCCGATCCACTTGCTTCGATACGAACGGTTTCTGCCGCTGGCAGCCCCTCGGCTCGATCGGCGATCAGCGCCAACAGGCCACGGATCTCCGAAACGCCCATCCCATCGATCGATTGGCCGACCAAATGTAACCGGCGGCGCAGATGCGTCGTCTCTTTTACGTTCTCCATCCAACGCGTCTTGCCATCCCCCTGCAACATCAGAAACAGGACGGCTTCACTCTTGCCAGCGATCTGTTTAGCAACGGCATCCAACGCGGCAAATTGA
Above is a genomic segment from Rosistilla ulvae containing:
- a CDS encoding acetyltransferase — protein: MFVKERATGDLVRIERVDELANPQSSCVLGWRQAGEEEQEVMQFRKEGLVFPSNEPLPQCWCDAHYQCTDIAKRYTPVGH
- a CDS encoding linear amide C-N hydrolase, which gives rise to MSGLYLTCFSIMALAIAATTVQACSRILWNSNKLAVVVSRTMDWPTSTEPILTLLPRGLQHDGGKVGPQVLVKENPAKWTSKYGSLVTTVYGIGTADGFNEKGLGVHMLFLTATDFGERDETKPAVHAGLWGQYLLDNAANVKEAIELQEAIQIVMVEAKGRMATVHLAIEDASGDSAILEFIDGKLVVHHGRQFRIMTNDPTYDQQIELLDKLDFSNPSSETPLPGNVKPTDRFQRASYYAALLPEPKNEREAVAGVLAIARNVSVPFGAPYKGFGIYNTEYRTVMNLTNLRYFFELTTSPNVIWAELSKFDLNPGAPVKVLDPDNIDLSGDVSSHFQTLPQAPF
- a CDS encoding class I SAM-dependent DNA methyltransferase, with amino-acid sequence MPHRHRIQFPPHDANNLEQDEVTFQLVEGDRRLELRFHDYDQIYLRPGLYEQVFYDRLKCTSPKKVGELLKRTLDGSEQNFTEMRVLDLGAGNGMMGELLKAYGVARLIGADIIPEAKDACYRDRPGVYDEYYVADFTNLKPELAEEISDWSIDCLTSVAALGFGDIPPEAFFQSLQFVAKGGWVAFNIKETFLDRSDSSGFSRFIRELIFSKYLDIHHIERYRHRLSMEGTPLYYFALVAQKTADIPTDFLEVNEIGS